A DNA window from Choloepus didactylus isolate mChoDid1 chromosome 9, mChoDid1.pri, whole genome shotgun sequence contains the following coding sequences:
- the LOC119543664 gene encoding transmembrane protein 177-like isoform X6: MSWWMRLSAVAAVMAGPLWWAAAFVQRHRSGLLVTSCAGLFGAQISYHLFPDPVIQWLYQYWPQGQPAPLFPELQSLFQEVLQDMGVPSDHRYEAFTTFTFQPVSAGFPRLPGGAVVGLPASFLSGPVTNSDQPVVVHGQRVDWQSPAGTRLRDALTLSRDAQKFALAREVVYLESSTAALQALPAPACLVGTWALGVGAKQALGLYGGPMNLRAAFNLLAAVAGFVAYAFSTDSLTHALEAWLDRRTASLSAAYARGGVEFYEKVLSGNLALRSLLGRHGETLYTPSGNVVPRHWFRIKHLPYTTRRDSVLQMWKVAVNPGRS; the protein is encoded by the exons atgagTTGGTGGATGAG GTTGTCAGCGGTGGCAGCAGTCATGGCTGGACCCCTGTGGTGGGCTGCAGCATTTGTGCAGAGACACCGTTCAGGCCTCTTGGTGACTTCCTGCGCAGGCCTTTTTGGGGCCCAGATCTCGTACCACCTCTTCCCAGATCCCGTGATCCAGTGGCTGTACCAGTACTGGCCTCAGGGCCAGCCGGCCCCACTCTTCCCAGAGCTGCAGAGCCTCTTCCAAGAGGTGCTACAGGACATGGGTGTCCCTTCAGACCATCGCTACGAGGCCTTCACCACCTTCACCTTCCAGCCTGTGAGTGCCGGCTTCCCGCGGCTGCCCGGTGGGGCCGTGGTGGGCCTCCCCGCCAGCTTCCTGAGTGGCCCAGTGACGAACAGTGACCAGCCTGTGGTTGTCCACGGACAAAGAGTGGACTGGCAGAGTCCAGCCGGCACCCGGCTGCGAGATGCCCTGACCCTGTCCCGTGATGCCCAGAAGTTCGCCTTGGCCCGGGAGGTAGTTTACCTGGAGAGCAGCACGGCCGCCCTGCAGGCCTTGCCGGCTCCAGCTTGCCTAGTCGGAACCTGGGCACTGGGCGTGGGTGCCAAGCAAGCTCTGGGCCTTTACGGAGGCCCCATGAACTTACGGGCTGCCTTCAACTTGTTGGCAGCCGTGGCGGGCTTTGTGGCCTATGCCTTCTCCACCGACTCTCTCACTCACGCCCTGGAGGCCTGGCTGGACCGCCGCACGGCCTCCCTGTCTGCAGCCTATGCCCGGGGCGGAGTGGAGTTCTACGAGAAAGTTCTGTCAGGCAACCTGGCCCTGCGCAGCCTCCTGGGCAGGCATGGGGAGACGCTGTACACGCCCAGCGGGAACGTCGTCCCCAGACACTGGTTCCGCATCAAACATTTACCCTACACGACCCGCCGGGACTCTGTGCTGCAGATGTGGAAGGTGGCAGTCAACCCGGGCCGCTCCTGA
- the LOC119543664 gene encoding transmembrane protein 177-like isoform X7 translates to MAGPLWWAAAFVQRHRSGLLVTSCAGLFGAQISYHLFPDPVIQWLYQYWPQGQPAPLFPELQSLFQEVLQDMGVPSDHRYEAFTTFTFQPVSAGFPRLPGGAVVGLPASFLSGPVTNSDQPVVVHGQRVDWQSPAGTRLRDALTLSRDAQKFALAREVVYLESSTAALQALPAPACLVGTWALGVGAKQALGLYGGPMNLRAAFNLLAAVAGFVAYAFSTDSLTHALEAWLDRRTASLSAAYARGGVEFYEKVLSGNLALRSLLGRHGETLYTPSGNVVPRHWFRIKHLPYTTRRDSVLQMWKVAVNPGRS, encoded by the coding sequence ATGGCTGGACCCCTGTGGTGGGCTGCAGCATTTGTGCAGAGACACCGTTCAGGCCTCTTGGTGACTTCCTGCGCAGGCCTTTTTGGGGCCCAGATCTCGTACCACCTCTTCCCAGATCCCGTGATCCAGTGGCTGTACCAGTACTGGCCTCAGGGCCAGCCGGCCCCACTCTTCCCAGAGCTGCAGAGCCTCTTCCAAGAGGTGCTACAGGACATGGGTGTCCCTTCAGACCATCGCTACGAGGCCTTCACCACCTTCACCTTCCAGCCTGTGAGTGCCGGCTTCCCGCGGCTGCCCGGTGGGGCCGTGGTGGGCCTCCCCGCCAGCTTCCTGAGTGGCCCAGTGACGAACAGTGACCAGCCTGTGGTTGTCCACGGACAAAGAGTGGACTGGCAGAGTCCAGCCGGCACCCGGCTGCGAGATGCCCTGACCCTGTCCCGTGATGCCCAGAAGTTCGCCTTGGCCCGGGAGGTAGTTTACCTGGAGAGCAGCACGGCCGCCCTGCAGGCCTTGCCGGCTCCAGCTTGCCTAGTCGGAACCTGGGCACTGGGCGTGGGTGCCAAGCAAGCTCTGGGCCTTTACGGAGGCCCCATGAACTTACGGGCTGCCTTCAACTTGTTGGCAGCCGTGGCGGGCTTTGTGGCCTATGCCTTCTCCACCGACTCTCTCACTCACGCCCTGGAGGCCTGGCTGGACCGCCGCACGGCCTCCCTGTCTGCAGCCTATGCCCGGGGCGGAGTGGAGTTCTACGAGAAAGTTCTGTCAGGCAACCTGGCCCTGCGCAGCCTCCTGGGCAGGCATGGGGAGACGCTGTACACGCCCAGCGGGAACGTCGTCCCCAGACACTGGTTCCGCATCAAACATTTACCCTACACGACCCGCCGGGACTCTGTGCTGCAGATGTGGAAGGTGGCAGTCAACCCGGGCCGCTCCTGA